From the genome of Natronolimnobius baerhuensis:
TACACTCAGAGAGTGCGTCCGGCGTAGACCCCCTTTCCAGTTCTTCTAACACTGTATGAGGAACGTGAACCGTGTCGAATATCGATAGTAACCAGAGCGCATCGGCTTCATCGAGATGAATAATTGGGCCAGTGTCAGCGACGACCGGTTGCATTCACGACGACCCGGTTTCGAGTCCCCATTCGACATCCGACTCGACAGCTGCTTTCGCTTTGTCGATCTCGCCGACGAAAGCCGGACCGAGTTCGTCACGTGCCTCTTCGCGATCAATTTCCCCAGCGACATACTGGTCAACGACGACATCGCGCCAGAGGTCTTCGACACCCTGTTCGACGGCTTGTTGGATAATCTCTGACTCGTTGAGATCACGATGGCGGGCAATCTCACGAACGCGTTCGGACACCTCGACAGCCATTACTCATCTATGAGTGCTCGAGCGGTATAATGGTTCCCTCGAGGTATAGTAACAACTGCAACTATTTACACACTGATCGCACAGCTGTCGTGCGATCAGGTGTGCATTGACTTACAGTGGCTACTATAGCTATATCGGCGTTCCGAACGCGTACATCGTCTCGTGGGCCGTGATCTCGAGGTCGACAAAGTCGCCAGGCTCGAGGCCGTGTTCGCTTGCGTTCTGGACGATGATCTGGCGGTAGGCTGAGTCACGACACTTCACCGAGTCGGCGGTGCCCTCCTCGACGACCAGTACGTCCTCGCGTGTCTCGCCGACCATCGATTCGTAGGCCTCGCCGACAATCTCGCGTTTTGCTGCGCTCATCGCTTTCGAGCGTTCTTTCTTGATGGTCCCACCGAGGCCCTTCATGTCGGCCGCGTCGGTGCCGGGTCGCTTCGAAAACCGTGTGACGTTGACCTTCTCGGGGCGCGTCTCGCGCAAGAGTGCCATCGACTGGTCGTGGTCGTGATCCGTTTCGGTCGGGAAGCCGACGATGAAGTCAGTCGAGAGCGTCCAGTACTCGAGCGCCGAATCGAAGGTGTCGATGACCTCGAGGTACTCGCTGACCTGGTGCTGGCGGCGCATGTCGCCCAGAACGTCGTTGCTGCCCGACTGGACGGGTGCGTGCAGGAAGTCATAGAGTTCATCGTTTGCCGCGAAGACGTCGGCGAGTTCCTCGCGGATGCCGTGGACGCCCTTCGGGTTGGCCATGCCGACACGGACGCGGAAGTCGCCCTCGAGGGCACAGATTTCCTCGAGCAAGCGGTGCAGTTTCCGTTCGCCCTCATCCCAGCCGTAGACGCCGGTGTCCTGACCGGTGATTCGAATCTCTTTCGCACCGGCGTGGATCAACGCGCGGGCCTTTTCGACGTTTTCCTCGATGGGCGGTGACTCGATTTTCCCGGTCGCCTGCTTGGTGATACAGTACGAGCAGTCGGACATACAGCCGCGTGCGATGGGGAGGATACCGACGACGCCGTCCAGAATTGGTTCGGCGTCGGGTGTCGTCGTCGGGCACTCGCCGTTCGTGACGGCTTCGGGGACCTCGTCCCAGTGGAGGACCTGTCCGTCGACGTCAGCCTGGGCGAACTCCTCGCCCTGGGCGAGGGCCATACAGCCCGTGATGAACAGATCCGCGGTTTCATCGGCCAACTCTTCCGCCCGGCGGAGCATGTTCCGCTCGGTCTTCTCGACGACGGTACAGGTGTTCAGGATGGCGACGTCGGCCTCGTCGGCCCCATCGACCCGGTAGTGCCCGGCATCTCGGAGCCGGCGCTCGATCTCGCGACTCTCGCCACGATTTGACGTACAACCGTACGTTTCGATGTGATACCGGGCCATTCGTCTCACTACAGTCTCAGGACGCCGTCGCCAAAAGCCCGACGGATCGGATGTCTGTGAGGTGTGAGCAATCCATCTGCTCGAGGAGGTGTCTCTGGTCCGGACTATTCGGGGAAAATTTTTGACACTGCGATATCAATGTGAACTAACCCCTCCATGAGCTTTCGTGTGCGAATCTGTAGCGTCCTCGCCGTTCTGGTCGCAGTCAATGCGCTGTTTGTTGTTGCGCTCCTGTGGGCCTACGGCGTGTTCGTTCCGTGGGTCGTCGCCGGAACTATTGTTTTCCTCCGGCACGGGACTGTCTCGTTCGACCTGCTGCAGCTCCCCGTTTCGTGGCCGACCGTGGCCGTTCTGGTCGGGCTCTTTCTCATGGCACAGATCTACTACGGCTACCGACGCGTGCTCTCGGGAACCACTCGTGGAGACGCTGACCACGAAGCCGCCCGCATCGTTCGCCGACTGGCGATGACAGCCGACGTTCCCGAACCGACCGTTCGAGTGGTCGATTCCGACGAACCGAGTTGTTACACCGTCGGCCGGTTCACTGACGCGACAATCGTCGTCTCGAGTGGGCTTCTCGAGCGACTCGACCCGGCCGAACTCGAGGCTGTCCTCGCACACGAGGTTGCACACATCGCAAACCGCGATGTGACCTTGATGACGATTACGACGCTGTTCGTCGAGATTGCAGATCGGGC
Proteins encoded in this window:
- a CDS encoding tRNA (N(6)-L-threonylcarbamoyladenosine(37)-C(2))-methylthiotransferase; this encodes MARYHIETYGCTSNRGESREIERRLRDAGHYRVDGADEADVAILNTCTVVEKTERNMLRRAEELADETADLFITGCMALAQGEEFAQADVDGQVLHWDEVPEAVTNGECPTTTPDAEPILDGVVGILPIARGCMSDCSYCITKQATGKIESPPIEENVEKARALIHAGAKEIRITGQDTGVYGWDEGERKLHRLLEEICALEGDFRVRVGMANPKGVHGIREELADVFAANDELYDFLHAPVQSGSNDVLGDMRRQHQVSEYLEVIDTFDSALEYWTLSTDFIVGFPTETDHDHDQSMALLRETRPEKVNVTRFSKRPGTDAADMKGLGGTIKKERSKAMSAAKREIVGEAYESMVGETREDVLVVEEGTADSVKCRDSAYRQIIVQNASEHGLEPGDFVDLEITAHETMYAFGTPI